From Oscillospiraceae bacterium, one genomic window encodes:
- a CDS encoding iron chaperone, translating into MKEFEEYLAQIENLQHRTRTEEVLNWVTATFPNLVPKFAWNQPMFTDHGTFIIAFSVAKPHLAVAPEGAGIIHFTEEIEQAGYDCGVKFFRIRWQDAVDYALLERIIRYNITDKADCVTFWRKE; encoded by the coding sequence ATGAAAGAATTCGAAGAATATCTGGCGCAGATTGAAAATCTTCAGCATCGCACCCGTACCGAAGAAGTTTTAAATTGGGTCACGGCGACTTTTCCGAACCTAGTCCCGAAATTTGCATGGAATCAACCGATGTTTACCGACCACGGCACTTTTATCATCGCTTTCAGCGTGGCGAAACCCCATCTTGCGGTCGCTCCGGAGGGAGCGGGGATCATTCATTTTACCGAGGAGATCGAGCAGGCCGGATATGACTGTGGTGTCAAGTTCTTCCGGATTCGTTGGCAAGACGCTGTGGATTATGCCTTATTAGAGCGGATCATTCGATATAATATAACGGATAAAGCCGATTGTGTAACCTTCTGGCGAAAAGAATAG
- a CDS encoding leucine-rich repeat domain-containing protein, translating to MGGKFYYRMIDDESFCLTGYYGNDTSVVIPECSGRLTVIFDDIFKRHPEITHIEMPDTVTDIGGFVFDGLWNLKELHLSKSLKNLWQYAFTRCGIETVELPEGVKTVSMFAFNECKNLKSVYLPRGTTQILSWAFKNCTSLRDVYARNPNIEISPKAFEGCPLVNVHYIK from the coding sequence ATGGGCGGCAAGTTTTATTACCGGATGATCGACGATGAGAGTTTTTGCCTGACCGGATATTACGGCAATGACACTTCCGTTGTGATTCCGGAATGCAGCGGCAGACTCACAGTGATTTTCGACGACATCTTCAAACGGCATCCTGAGATCACCCATATCGAAATGCCCGATACCGTCACGGATATCGGAGGTTTCGTCTTCGACGGGCTTTGGAATCTCAAAGAACTGCACCTTTCCAAATCATTGAAAAACCTCTGGCAGTATGCTTTTACCCGATGCGGGATCGAGACCGTCGAATTGCCCGAAGGGGTAAAAACAGTCAGTATGTTCGCTTTTAACGAGTGTAAAAATTTAAAATCGGTCTATCTCCCGCGGGGAACGACACAAATACTGTCCTGGGCCTTTAAAAACTGCACATCCCTGCGCGACGTCTATGCGCGCAATCCGAATATCGAGATCAGCCCGAAGGCCTTCGAGGGCTGCCCGCTTGTCAATGTGCATTACATAAAATAG
- a CDS encoding helix-turn-helix transcriptional regulator: protein MAKKIKITNNIRRLRFFSDEMTQQQLAEKAGISRQTVMAVEAGKYSPSLELAFLIADAFGVPIGEVFAYEKGEDL from the coding sequence ATGGCTAAAAAGATCAAGATCACCAACAACATCCGCCGCTTGCGCTTTTTTTCCGATGAAATGACCCAGCAGCAGCTCGCCGAAAAAGCCGGAATTTCGCGGCAGACGGTGATGGCTGTTGAAGCGGGTAAATATTCGCCGTCGCTGGAACTCGCTTTTTTGATTGCCGACGCATTCGGTGTCCCGATCGGAGAGGTTTTCGCTTATGAGAAAGGGGAAGATTTATGA
- a CDS encoding flavodoxin family protein → MKTIIIVSSYHHKNTEKVAKRIAEVLGAQVVSPQQIKPLELQDYDLIGFGSGIYDAKHHLKLLELADHLPPSKGKRVFLFSTDGMPRALVKSETMLADKMREDHKTLREKLQAKGYVVAGEFGCAGFNTNSLLKLFGGINKGRPNENDLSLSEAFARKLK, encoded by the coding sequence ATGAAAACAATCATCATCGTCAGTTCCTATCATCATAAAAACACCGAAAAAGTCGCAAAGCGCATCGCCGAAGTGCTCGGGGCTCAAGTGGTTTCACCGCAGCAAATCAAGCCGCTGGAGCTGCAAGATTATGATCTGATCGGTTTCGGCTCGGGGATATACGACGCCAAACACCATCTGAAACTGCTGGAATTGGCTGATCATCTCCCGCCGTCAAAAGGCAAACGGGTGTTTTTATTCTCGACCGACGGAATGCCCCGTGCTTTGGTAAAAAGCGAAACCATGCTTGCGGATAAGATGCGTGAAGACCATAAGACCCTGCGCGAAAAACTGCAAGCCAAAGGGTATGTCGTCGCCGGTGAATTCGGCTGCGCCGGGTTCAACACCAACAGCTTATTAAAACTGTTCGGGGGCATCAACAAAGGCAGACCGAATGAAAACGACCTGTCGCTGTCGGAAGCATTTGCCCGCAAATTGAAATAA
- a CDS encoding GNAT family N-acetyltransferase: MNIVQYTFRRCTQADYDFLFSLKEKCFKWYVEIIYGWDEVFQKRAMQKEMDRLLQYMNIIQVENKDVGLFTCHTDENSDCCIGLFAILPEYQNKGIGSAILKDKLEENKKNEIRTYLKTYKQNPARFLYQRLGFVIYAETETHYLMEVK, translated from the coding sequence ATGAACATCGTGCAATATACTTTCAGAAGATGTACTCAAGCGGATTATGATTTTCTTTTTTCATTGAAAGAAAAGTGTTTCAAATGGTACGTTGAAATCATCTACGGTTGGGATGAAGTATTTCAAAAGCGCGCAATGCAAAAAGAAATGGATAGACTCCTTCAGTATATGAACATCATCCAAGTCGAAAATAAAGATGTCGGGTTGTTCACCTGCCATACGGATGAAAACAGCGATTGCTGCATCGGTCTGTTTGCGATTCTGCCCGAATATCAAAACAAAGGAATCGGCTCAGCAATTTTGAAAGATAAATTGGAAGAGAATAAGAAAAACGAAATACGAACATATTTGAAAACTTATAAACAAAACCCCGCTCGTTTTTTATATCAGCGATTAGGGTTTGTCATATACGCCGAGACCGAAACCCATTACTTGATGGAAGTAAAGTAA
- a CDS encoding PadR family transcriptional regulator, producing the protein MERDEIISGFLLELRRGTLILCVLAKLGKPTYGYNLIAELADTGIAIEANTLYPLLRRLESQGLLISSWNTDGSKPRKYYNTTDFGKDVLAELILHWQDTVKDLNQILEK; encoded by the coding sequence TTGGAACGCGATGAAATAATCTCGGGTTTTTTATTGGAACTAAGGCGGGGAACACTAATTCTCTGCGTGCTTGCCAAGCTCGGAAAACCGACCTACGGCTACAATCTGATCGCGGAACTTGCCGACACCGGTATCGCCATCGAGGCCAACACCCTCTACCCGCTGCTGCGTCGATTGGAGAGTCAGGGGCTTTTGATCAGCAGTTGGAACACCGACGGCTCAAAGCCGCGCAAGTATTACAACACCACCGATTTCGGCAAAGATGTTTTGGCCGAATTGATCCTGCACTGGCAGGACACTGTCAAAGACCTGAATCAAATCTTAGAGAAGTAA